From a region of the Mucilaginibacter auburnensis genome:
- a CDS encoding TfoX/Sxy family protein produces MALNEALANRIREALFNKGITNVEEKKMFSGMCFMVDGKMCVCASDDEMLCRVGPMYLEALEIHGIRGMIRNGKPLKDYIYVSPELLNDDKTFNYWIDTSLAFNKFAKATKSKKTKAGS; encoded by the coding sequence ATGGCACTAAACGAAGCATTGGCAAATCGCATAAGGGAAGCGCTTTTTAATAAGGGCATAACGAATGTTGAAGAGAAAAAAATGTTCAGCGGTATGTGTTTTATGGTGGATGGTAAAATGTGTGTTTGCGCCAGCGATGATGAGATGCTTTGTCGCGTTGGCCCAATGTATTTAGAAGCTTTGGAGATACATGGCATAAGGGGAATGATACGCAATGGGAAGCCTTTAAAGGACTATATTTATGTGAGTCCTGAACTTTTGAATGATGATAAAACCTTCAATTATTGGATAGATACCTCGCTGGCTTTTAACAAATTTGCCAAAGCCACAAAAAGTAAAAAAACAAAGGCCGGCAGCTGA
- a CDS encoding GH92 family glycosyl hydrolase, whose product MRLFRAVIFTASTLAFTLHASAQKKQDYTKFVDPFIGTGGHGHTYPGAVMPFGMMQLSPDTRLTGWDGCSGYHYTDSLVYGFSHTHLSGTGVPDYCDVLFMPTTGQPQFKNTEYRSIFQKKNEEASPGYYKTHLDKYDIDVELTATTRVGVHKYNFPSTKQANIIIDLQHRDQVTNSWIEVINDHEIRGMRQSKGWAKDQYVYFYAKFSKPFKTYGIAVNDAVKDGIKKAEGKNIKMFLQFDDPNEVISKVGISSVSAEGALKNLDKEVPDFDFKRVEKAAKAAWNVELSKIEVEGGAPPSNQRTMPPGMADPAMQRSKADKTKKPVAPPDYAKIKQRVFYTAMYHAMLAPNVYNDVDGQYRGLDGRIHYADGFNYYTVFSLWDTYRAEHPLLNIIDRKRTADFIKSFLAINREGGLLPIWPLASDETYCMIGNHAIPVIVDAYAKGIRDFDVKEAYAAMKSAVNKNHFGLESYRNSGYVATAKDETEVVSKTLEYAFDDWCIAQMAKMLGEQKDYQTYIKRGQYWKNNFNKQNGFMQARVNGAWKTPFDPNEVDQKFYVEGNAWQYNFHVPQDVEGMIKSYGGTDNFAAKLDELFTTTAKLTGTELPDITGLIGMYAHGNEPSHHLAYLFNFTNTPDKTQLYLNRIFNEFYNDKPDGLTGNEDCGQMSAWYIMSALGLYNIAPGQQQYQIGLPQFAKAVVHLENGKKLTITNSGAVAGRDNIYVQGINFNKKSHNKLYINHDDIANGGDLEVFTGRLPNRMAMQDMERPTSKIADNLIVPNPVITVLQTLVPPTQVSITANDVEENVLYYTTDGTTPTTASAVYSKPIPLAAGMTIKAIAVKNGVSSFVTTATFK is encoded by the coding sequence ATGAGGTTATTTCGTGCTGTAATATTTACCGCGTCAACACTCGCCTTTACGCTCCACGCATCGGCACAAAAAAAACAGGATTACACCAAATTTGTAGACCCATTTATAGGCACAGGTGGTCACGGCCACACCTACCCGGGCGCAGTGATGCCATTTGGCATGATGCAATTGAGCCCGGATACCCGCCTTACCGGCTGGGATGGCTGCTCGGGCTATCACTATACAGATTCGCTTGTTTATGGCTTTTCGCATACCCACTTAAGCGGCACCGGCGTACCCGATTATTGCGATGTGTTGTTTATGCCCACCACCGGGCAGCCGCAATTTAAAAACACGGAATATCGCTCGATATTTCAAAAGAAAAATGAGGAAGCATCGCCTGGTTATTATAAAACGCATTTAGATAAATATGATATAGATGTGGAGCTAACCGCCACAACGCGCGTTGGTGTTCATAAATACAATTTCCCATCAACCAAACAGGCCAACATCATAATTGACCTTCAACACCGCGACCAGGTTACCAATTCATGGATTGAAGTTATTAATGACCACGAGATACGCGGCATGCGGCAATCAAAAGGCTGGGCTAAAGACCAATACGTTTATTTCTACGCCAAATTTTCAAAGCCGTTTAAAACTTACGGAATAGCTGTTAATGATGCAGTAAAAGATGGAATAAAAAAAGCCGAAGGCAAAAACATTAAAATGTTCCTTCAGTTTGATGACCCCAACGAGGTGATCAGCAAGGTTGGCATATCATCTGTTAGCGCGGAGGGGGCTTTAAAAAACCTGGATAAGGAGGTGCCCGATTTTGATTTTAAGCGCGTTGAAAAAGCCGCTAAAGCAGCATGGAACGTTGAGCTTTCAAAAATTGAGGTAGAAGGCGGCGCGCCCCCCTCCAACCAGCGCACAATGCCACCGGGTATGGCTGACCCTGCAATGCAAAGATCAAAAGCCGATAAAACCAAAAAACCAGTTGCTCCGCCGGATTATGCTAAAATAAAACAGCGGGTATTTTATACGGCTATGTATCACGCAATGCTGGCGCCAAATGTTTATAACGATGTTGACGGGCAGTACCGTGGGTTGGACGGTCGCATTCATTATGCTGATGGTTTTAACTACTATACTGTTTTCTCGCTTTGGGATACTTACCGGGCAGAACACCCGCTTTTAAATATCATAGACAGAAAACGCACTGCCGATTTTATTAAAAGCTTTCTGGCTATTAACCGCGAAGGTGGCTTGTTGCCTATCTGGCCGCTGGCATCTGATGAAACGTATTGCATGATAGGCAATCACGCCATCCCGGTTATTGTTGACGCTTACGCCAAGGGTATAAGAGACTTTGATGTGAAGGAAGCTTATGCGGCCATGAAGTCGGCTGTCAATAAAAATCATTTTGGGTTAGAAAGCTACCGTAACAGCGGTTATGTTGCCACCGCTAAAGACGAGACCGAAGTAGTTTCCAAAACCTTAGAGTACGCGTTTGACGACTGGTGCATTGCGCAAATGGCTAAAATGCTGGGCGAACAAAAAGATTATCAAACCTACATAAAACGAGGACAGTACTGGAAGAACAACTTTAACAAACAAAACGGTTTTATGCAGGCGCGCGTTAACGGTGCATGGAAAACCCCTTTTGACCCGAACGAGGTTGACCAGAAATTTTACGTTGAAGGCAACGCCTGGCAATACAATTTTCATGTACCGCAGGATGTTGAGGGCATGATAAAAAGCTACGGCGGAACAGACAATTTTGCCGCGAAGCTTGATGAGTTATTTACCACAACAGCCAAGCTAACCGGAACCGAGTTGCCAGACATTACCGGCTTAATAGGCATGTATGCGCATGGCAATGAGCCCAGCCATCACCTGGCTTATTTGTTTAATTTCACTAATACGCCCGATAAAACACAGCTTTACCTTAACCGTATTTTCAACGAGTTTTATAATGACAAACCCGATGGCCTGACCGGTAATGAAGACTGCGGACAGATGTCGGCATGGTATATTATGTCGGCTTTAGGTTTGTATAACATTGCGCCCGGCCAACAGCAATATCAAATAGGATTACCGCAATTTGCCAAAGCTGTAGTACATCTGGAAAACGGCAAAAAACTCACCATTACCAACAGCGGCGCTGTTGCGGGCAGAGATAATATTTATGTGCAGGGCATTAACTTCAATAAAAAATCGCACAATAAGCTCTATATTAATCATGATGATATAGCCAATGGTGGTGATCTGGAAGTATTTACCGGCAGGTTGCCTAACCGCATGGCCATGCAGGATATGGAAAGGCCCACATCAAAAATAGCTGATAATTTGATCGTACCTAATCCTGTTATTACTGTTTTACAAACGTTGGTGCCGCCTACACAGGTGAGTATCACTGCTAATGATGTTGAAGAAAACGTTCTTTACTATACAACTGATGGCACCACACCTACCACAGCTTCTGCCGTTTACAGCAAACCCATCCCATTAGCAGCGGGCATGACCATAAAAGCGATAGCAGTTAAAAATGGTGTATCAAGTTTTGTAACAACAGCTACATTTAAATAG
- a CDS encoding amidohydrolase has translation MENLKITTFQGYLFWENVDKNLQNIGLRLSGGIREKTDLIILPEMFNTGFSMNAAALAEPMDGKTMAWMHQTAIKYNCDITGSLIIKENNKYYNRLIWMRSDGTYQHYDKRHLFAMGKEHETYTAGNRRIMVELKGWKICPVICYDLRFPVWLRNTKELYDLLLVVANWPEKRAAHWRALLTARAIENQAYVIGLNRVGHDGNEIYHSGDSSCIDPTGKTVYYKRDEEDIYTFTIVADEVTKIRAAMPFLKDADDFEIKP, from the coding sequence ATGGAAAATTTGAAGATCACAACATTTCAGGGATATCTTTTTTGGGAAAACGTTGATAAAAACCTGCAGAACATAGGTTTACGCCTTTCAGGAGGTATTCGGGAAAAAACGGATCTGATAATTTTACCAGAGATGTTCAATACCGGTTTTTCCATGAATGCTGCCGCTTTAGCCGAACCCATGGACGGTAAAACCATGGCCTGGATGCATCAAACCGCCATTAAATATAATTGCGATATTACCGGCAGCCTTATTATTAAGGAAAACAATAAATACTATAATCGCCTGATATGGATGCGGTCGGACGGTACCTATCAGCACTATGATAAGCGCCATTTATTTGCCATGGGCAAAGAGCATGAAACTTACACTGCCGGCAACCGGCGCATAATGGTGGAGTTAAAGGGTTGGAAAATTTGCCCCGTAATTTGTTACGATCTTCGTTTCCCGGTGTGGCTGCGAAACACCAAAGAGCTTTACGATCTGTTACTTGTTGTTGCCAACTGGCCCGAAAAGCGCGCTGCCCATTGGCGCGCCCTGCTTACTGCACGCGCCATTGAAAACCAGGCGTATGTAATTGGCCTCAACCGTGTTGGTCATGATGGAAATGAGATCTATCACTCAGGCGACTCAAGTTGCATTGACCCTACCGGAAAAACAGTTTACTATAAACGAGACGAAGAAGATATTTATACCTTCACTATTGTGGCCGACGAGGTAACCAAGATCAGGGCGGCTATGCCTTTTTTGAAAGATGCGGATGATTTTGAGATAAAACCTTAA